A genomic region of Oryza glaberrima chromosome 1, OglaRS2, whole genome shotgun sequence contains the following coding sequences:
- the LOC127780787 gene encoding receptor-like protein EIX1: MGHIPEEIHLLIGLTNLNLSRNQFSGAIPNQIGDLKRLESLDLSYNEFSGQIPSSLSALTSLSYLNLSYNNLSGTIPSGPQLQVLDNQIYIYVGNPALCGPPLPKKCSANESQQSAHKNTSHMDFLYLGMGIGFVVGLWTVLCTMLMKRTWMIAYFRIIDKIYDKFYVQVAIRWARLMRTNQDDAA, translated from the exons ATGGGACATATTCCGGAAGAGATACATTTACTCATTGGTCTTACCAATTTGAATTTATCAAGGAATCAGTTCAGTGGAGCAATCCCAAATCAGATTGGTGATTTAAAGCGGCTGGAGTCCCTTGACCTATCCTACAATGAGTTTTCTGGTCAAATCCCCTCAAGTTTATCAGCTTTAACTTCATTGAGCTACTTGAACTTGTCATACAACAATTTATCAG GCACAATACCATCCGGACCACAGCTACAAGTTCTTGACAACCAGATTTATATCTATGTTGGCAACCCTGCTCTTTGTGGGCCTCCTCTCCCCAAGAAGTGCTCAGCTAATGAATCACAGCAAAGTGCCCACAAAAATACAAGTCACATGGATTTTCTCTATCTTGGGATGGGCATAGGTTTTGTGGTCGGTCTTTGGACTGTGCTTTGCACCATGTTGATGAAGAGAACCTGGATGATTGCTTACTTTCGAATCATTGACAAGATATATGATAAGTTCTATGTTCAAGTGGCTATAAGATGGGCTCGCCTAATGAGAACAAACCAAGATGATGCAGCATGA
- the LOC127760407 gene encoding receptor-like protein EIX2, producing MAPLKLLVLLAPLFLQSSSTTTAVPPPSWGSHRCITGERDALLSFKAGITDPGHYLSSWQGEDCCQWKGVRCSNRTSHVVELRLNSLHEVRTSIGFGGGELNSTLLTLPHLMHLDLRVNDFNGARIPEFIGGLNNLLYLYLYGANFSGLVPPNLGNLSKLIHLDLNSMSNYGSVYSTDLAWLSRLTKLQYVDISGVNLSTAVNWVHVVNKLSSLVTLNLRFCELQNVIPSPLNANLTLLEQLDLYGNKFSSSLGAKNLFWDLPNLRYFDMGVSGLQGSIPDEVGNMTSIIMLHLHDNKLTGTIPATFRNLCKLEELWLSTNNINGPVAVLFERLPARKNLQELLLYENNLTGSLLDQLGHLSNLTTLDISNNMLSGEIPTGISALTMLTELLLSFNSLEGTITESHFVNLTALNHLDLCDNSLTMVFQQGWVPPFKLDIVDLRSCMLGSDFPEWLRSQNSVYVLDISNTGITDSLPHWFWITFSKTQHLVLSNNQISGMLPPRMFRRMEAETMDFSNNILVGPMPELPRNLWSLDLSRNNLSGPLSSYLGAPLLTVLIIFENSLSGKIPNSFCRWKKLEFLDLSGNLLRGTLPNCGVQSNTGKLPYNNSSRVNQLKVLNLNGNNLFGEFPLFLQKCQNLLLLNLGHNQFYGNLPTWIGEKLPTLAFLSLRSNFFSGHIPPQIANLTELQYLDIACNNMSGSIPESFKKLRGMTLSPADNDSLSYYGSNSEGIDEIDLDVFPNTLPVITKGQQLEYLTGIMYMVNFDLSCNSLTGQVPAEISKLVALKSLNLSYNLLSGIIPNSIGGLHALESLDLSDNEFSGEIPASLSFLTSLSHLNLSYNNLTGKVPSGYQLQTLDDQPSIYIGNPGLCGPPLSKSCSETNASPADTMEHDNGSDGGFFLLAVSSGYVTGLWTIFCAILFKKEWRVVCFSFSDFLFDWIYVRVVMCWASLARKRRAVTLSGSI from the coding sequence ATGGCCCCGCTAAAGCTCCTCGTCCTTCTAGCACCGTTGTTTCTCCAATCCTCATCCACCACAACAGCTGTTCCTCCGCCATCCTGGGGTAGCCACCGCTGCATCACCGGCGAGAGGGACGCTCTTCTTTCCTTCAAGGCCGGCATCACCGACCCCGGCCACTACCTATCATCGTGGCAAGGCGAGGACTGCTGCCAGTGGAAGGGCGTCCGGTGCAGCAACCGCACCAGCCATGTCGTAGAGCTCCGGCTCAACAGCTTACACGAAGTCCGCACAAGCATAGGCTTCGGTGGAGGTGAGCTGAACTCAACCTTGCTCACTTTGCCGCACCTGATGCACCTAGACCTTCGCGTCAACGACTTCAACGGTGCGCGTATCCCGGAGTTCATCGGTGGACTGAACAACTTGCTGTACCTCTATCTCTATGGTGCAAACTTCAGTGGGCTGGTGCCACCCAATCTTGGTAACCTCTCCAAGTTGATCCATCTTGACCTGAACAGCATGTCTAATTATGGGTCCGTTTACTCAACTGATCTTGCATGGTTATCACGCCTCACAAAATTGCAGTACGTTGATATCAGTGGTGTGAATCTTAGTACTGCAGTGAACTGGGTTCATGTCGTCAACAAGCTTTCGTCCCTTGTCACCCTTAATCTACGTTTTTGTGAGCTTCAAAACGTCATCCCATCTCCTTTGAATGCTAATCTGACATTGCTTGAGCAGCTTGATCTCTATGGTAACAAATTTAGCTCTTCTCTTGGAGCTAAGAACTTGTTCTGGGATCTTCCCAATCTCCGTTACTTTGATATGGGGGTTAGTGGACTCCAAGGATCAATTCCTGATGAGGTGGGGAACATGACATCGATCATTATGTTGCATCTTCATGACAACAAGCTGACTGGTACCATACCAGCAACCTTCAGGAACCTATGCAAATTGGAAGAGCTATGGCTATCTACGAATAACATCAATGGTCCCGTGGCAGTATTATTTGAGAGATTACCTGCCAGAAAGAACCTGCAAGAGTTACTTTTATATGAGAATAATTTGACAGGGAGCCTACTTGATCAGCTAGGTCATCTCAGCAATCTGACCACTCTTGATATCAGCAATAACATGCTTTCTGGAGAGATACCTACCGGGATATCAGCACTAACAATGTTGACAGAATTACTACTCAGCTTCAACAGTCTTGAAGGTACAATCACTGAATCCCATTTCGTGAATCTAACTGCTCTAAACCATCTAGATTTATGTGACAACTCATTAACCATGGTGTTCCAACAAGGTTGGGTTCCTCCATTCAAACTAGATATAGTTGATTTACGATCTTGTATGCTAGGGTCAGATTTTCCGGAGTGGCTCCGATCACAAAATAGTGTATATGTTCTTGATATATCAAATACTGGTATAACTGATTCATTGCCCCATTGGTTTTGGATAACATTTTCCAAAACTCAGCATTTGGTTTTGTCAAACAACCAAATCAGCGGCATGTTACCACCAAGAATGTTCAGAAGAATGGAGGCAGAGACGATGGATTTTAGTAACAACATTTTGGTAGGTCCCATGCCAGAGCTTCCTAGAAATTTATGGTCCTTGGACCTCTCAAGAAACAATTTGTCGGGGCCACTGTCATCATATCTCGGAGCTCCATTGTTGACTGTGCTTATTATATTCGAAAATTCTCTATCTGGTAAAATCCCTAACTCTTTTTGTCGATGGAAAAAATTAGAATTTCTAGACTTGTCAGGAAATCTACTAAGAGGGACATTACCCAACTGTGGGGTACAATCAAATACAGGGAAGTTACCATATAATAACTCTTCAAGAGTCAATCAACTAAAAGTTTTGAACTTGAATGGCAACAATCTTTTTGGAGAATTCCCGTTGTTTCTGCAAAAGTGTCAAAACCTACTTTTGCTTAATCTGGGTCATAACCAATTTTATGGGAATCTCCCAACATGGATTGGAGAGAAATTACCAACATTGGCATTTCTAAGCCTGcgttcaaattttttttctggcCACATTCCACCACAGATTGCCAACCTTACAGAACTTCAGTACTTGGATATTGCATGTAACAACATGTCAGGCAGCATTCCAGAATCATTTAAGAAGTTGAGGGGCATGACTCTCAGTCCTGCAGACAATGACTCACTTTCATATTATGGTAGTAATTCTGAGGGGATTGATGAAATTGATTTGGACGTTTTCCCCAACACCTTGCCAGTTATTACAAAAGGACAGCAGCTTGAATATTTGACAGGAATCATGTATATGGTAAATTTTGATCTGTCATGCAACAGTTTAACAGGGCAAGTTCCTGCAGAGATCAGTAAGCTTGTTGCTCTGAAAAGCCTGAACCTGTCATACAATCTTCTAAGTGGGATCATCCCTAACAGCATTGGTGGGTTACATGCACTAGAATCACTTGACCTATCAGATAATGAATTCTCTGGTGAAATTCCTGCAAGCTTATCGTTTCTAACATCATTAAGTCACTTGAACCTATCATATAACAATCTGACAGGCAAGGTGCCATCTGGGTATCAACTGCAAACACTTGATGACCAGCCATCTATTTACATTGGCAACCCAGGACTATGCGGTCCTCCTCTGTCCAAAAGTTGTTCAGAAACAAATGCAAGTCCAGCTGACACAATGGAGCATGACAATGGAAGCGATGGTGGTTTCTTTCTCCTTGCTGTGAGCAGTGGTTATGTAACTGGTCTCTGGACAATCTTTTGCGCCATCTTATTCAAGAAGGAATGgagagttgtttgtttctcattCTCCGACTTCTTATTTGACTGGATTTATGTGCGAGTTGTAATGTGCTGGGCTTCCCTGGCAAGGAAAAGAAGAGCAGTAACCTTATCTGGAAGCATCTAG